One Blattabacterium cuenoti DNA window includes the following coding sequences:
- the hisS gene encoding histidine--tRNA ligase produces the protein MKYFIPKGTRDFSPIETYNRNFLIKTIKKCFKIFGFYPLETPSIENISTLNEKYGEEVEFLIFKILNSGNTLRKGILNFLKEIDKSNNIKTNIYNNQIVYRFLSNKALRYDLTVPFIRYIIMNKNRIFFPFKRYQIQPVWRSEKPQKGRFREFYQSDADIVSRSYSLWSEIELIKLCDYIFTKLNLSIIIYINHIYILKGIVELIGIKDNLWKDFIIILDKWNKIGENEVKKEMLNKGITLQSFNDIKYLIKRNESFQNKKKFFEKKFQYSNKGKIGLKEISFIYETLENISLYKTKLKWNISLARGINYYTGIIWEIIPNKQNNYNSIGGGGRYDKLINLFGMKNIYGTGISFGLDRIYLAMEKENLFKINKYNFFPSKIMFINFGDKESIYSYKLLDLLRKKGISTQLYPNVSNINKQFKYAYDNNIKFVIMIGENEIKNNKIKMKNTKNKIEVEYNNINDLINDII, from the coding sequence ATGAAATATTTTATACCTAAAGGTACTAGAGATTTTTCTCCAATTGAAACTTATAATCGTAATTTTTTGATTAAAACTATCAAAAAATGTTTTAAAATATTTGGTTTTTATCCACTAGAAACTCCATCTATTGAAAATATATCTACTCTTAACGAAAAATATGGAGAAGAAGTCGAATTTTTAATATTTAAAATACTTAATTCCGGAAATACTTTAAGAAAAGGAATATTAAATTTTTTAAAAGAAATAGATAAAAGTAACAATATAAAAACTAATATTTATAATAATCAAATTGTATATAGATTTTTATCTAATAAAGCACTTAGATATGATCTAACTGTTCCTTTTATACGATATATAATTATGAATAAAAATAGAATTTTTTTTCCATTTAAAAGATATCAAATACAACCTGTATGGAGATCTGAAAAACCTCAAAAAGGAAGATTTAGAGAATTTTATCAATCTGATGCCGATATTGTTTCAAGATCTTATTCATTATGGTCCGAAATAGAATTAATTAAACTTTGTGATTATATTTTTACAAAACTAAATTTATCTATAATTATTTATATTAATCATATATATATATTGAAAGGAATAGTAGAGTTAATTGGTATAAAAGATAATTTATGGAAAGATTTTATTATAATTTTAGATAAATGGAATAAAATTGGAGAAAATGAAGTAAAAAAAGAAATGTTGAATAAAGGTATTACTTTACAATCATTTAATGATATAAAATATTTAATAAAAAGAAATGAAAGTTTTCAAAATAAAAAAAAATTTTTTGAAAAAAAATTTCAGTATTCTAATAAAGGTAAAATAGGTCTTAAAGAAATTAGTTTTATATATGAAACTCTAGAAAATATTTCTTTATATAAAACAAAATTAAAATGGAACATTTCTTTAGCAAGGGGAATAAATTATTATACAGGTATAATATGGGAAATTATCCCGAATAAACAAAATAATTATAATTCTATTGGAGGAGGAGGTAGATACGATAAATTAATAAATTTATTTGGAATGAAAAATATTTATGGGACAGGAATTTCATTTGGTTTAGATAGAATTTATTTAGCTATGGAAAAAGAAAATTTATTTAAAATTAATAAATATAATTTTTTTCCATCTAAAATTATGTTTATTAATTTTGGAGATAAAGAATCTATTTATTCATATAAATTATTAGATTTATTAAGAAAAAAAGGAATATCTACTCAATTATATCCTAATGTTTCAAACATTAATAAACAATTTAAATATGCGTATGATAATAATATTAAATTTGTTATAATGATAGGTGAAAATGAAATTAAAAATAATAAAATTAAAATGAAAAATACTAAGAATAAAATAGAAGTAGAATATAATAATATTAATGATTTAATAAATGATATTATATAA
- the murB gene encoding UDP-N-acetylmuramate dehydrogenase, which produces MLIIKKNFSLKKFNTFGINVYTRYFVIIKNIYDLIKIYDQYIFIPKRILGNGSNVLFLNNYYPGLIMKMEIKGIKIVYETKNKVIVKAFSGENWNNFVEWTINKGFYGLENLYFIPGTIGVSPIQNIGAYGVEIKNFILKVEVYDTIKKKILELTRKECKFSYRNSIFKKNKNKYLILSVFFILKKNFEKLNINHTDVKEKINLLKIKNPTSNDLIKIIASIRKKKIPDPKNIGNAGSFFTNPIVEKNFFKKLKIRYPNIIGTPIKSMIKISTNWLIEYVGWKGKRIGDVEIYEKYPIILLNHGKANGMQIYSISEKIIQDVKKKLGVILSREVDVIT; this is translated from the coding sequence ATGTTAATAATTAAAAAAAATTTTTCATTAAAAAAATTTAATACATTTGGAATTAATGTTTATACTCGTTATTTCGTAATCATAAAAAATATATATGATCTTATAAAAATATATGATCAATATATTTTTATTCCTAAACGAATACTGGGCAATGGTAGTAATGTATTATTCTTAAATAATTATTATCCAGGATTAATTATGAAAATGGAAATTAAGGGAATAAAAATAGTTTATGAAACTAAAAATAAAGTTATCGTAAAAGCATTTTCTGGAGAAAATTGGAATAATTTTGTAGAATGGACTATAAATAAAGGATTCTATGGATTAGAAAATTTATATTTTATTCCTGGAACAATTGGAGTATCACCAATACAAAATATTGGGGCATATGGAGTAGAAATAAAAAATTTTATTCTAAAAGTAGAAGTCTATGATACAATCAAAAAAAAAATATTGGAACTTACACGTAAAGAATGTAAATTTTCATATCGTAATTCTATTTTCAAAAAAAATAAAAATAAATATTTAATCTTATCAGTTTTTTTTATATTGAAAAAAAATTTCGAAAAATTAAATATAAATCATACTGATGTTAAAGAAAAAATAAATTTATTAAAAATAAAAAATCCTACTAGTAATGATCTAATAAAAATTATAGCTTCTATTAGAAAAAAAAAGATACCAGATCCAAAAAATATTGGAAATGCAGGAAGCTTTTTTACAAATCCTATAGTAGAAAAAAACTTTTTTAAAAAATTAAAAATTCGTTATCCCAATATTATTGGAACCCCTATTAAAAGTATGATTAAAATATCTACAAATTGGTTAATTGAATATGTAGGATGGAAAGGAAAAAGAATAGGTGATGTGGAAATATATGAAAAATATCCAATAATTTTGTTAAATCATGGAAAAGCAAATGGAATGCAAATATATTCTATTTCAGAAAAAATTATTCAAGATGTAAAAAAAAAATTAGGGGTCATATTATCAAGAGAGGTTGATGTAATTACATGA
- a CDS encoding YtxH domain-containing protein, whose product MKKGGNFFMGIIIGTITGLAMGIMFYPRKENKFKNIFNKKTETLKENLQNIKKKIGKKIDTIKSDFEIQWKKHKNKNDIDKIEDELGT is encoded by the coding sequence ATGAAAAAAGGAGGAAATTTTTTTATGGGAATTATTATTGGTACTATAACTGGATTAGCAATGGGTATTATGTTTTATCCAAGAAAAGAAAATAAATTTAAAAATATTTTTAATAAAAAAACTGAAACTTTAAAAGAAAATTTACAAAATATTAAAAAAAAAATTGGAAAAAAAATAGATACGATAAAATCAGATTTTGAAATACAATGGAAAAAACATAAAAATAAGAATGATATAGATAAAATAGAGGATGAATTAGGTACTTAA
- a CDS encoding nicotinamide mononucleotide transporter gives MFLLHYHNEKCWIYLTLDLISIFFTIISTFLSIKYNTWAYPSFIMSYIISSYSTYKNHLYGNFIMKIYYIMINLYGWLLWMNKKNKKISITFCKKKDYIQTFVLFFITCVLNIIVLSLNVKNDENNFNNIIINGLNFSRMYQMAIKKVENWIICIIINILSIFFSSFYSKIIIVIIIYLSVEGFYFWKKEAMKLKSKNLN, from the coding sequence ATGTTTCTTTTACATTATCATAATGAAAAATGTTGGATTTATTTAACATTAGATTTAATATCCATTTTTTTTACTATTATTAGTACATTTCTTTCTATAAAATATAATACTTGGGCATATCCATCTTTTATAATGAGTTATATAATAAGTAGTTATTCAACTTATAAAAACCATTTATATGGAAATTTTATAATGAAAATATATTATATTATGATTAACTTATACGGATGGTTATTATGGATGAATAAAAAAAATAAAAAAATTTCTATAACTTTTTGTAAAAAAAAAGATTACATACAAACATTTGTTTTATTTTTTATTACTTGTGTACTAAATATAATTGTTTTATCTCTAAATGTAAAAAATGATGAAAATAATTTCAATAATATAATAATAAATGGATTAAATTTTTCTCGTATGTATCAAATGGCTATAAAAAAAGTAGAAAATTGGATAATTTGTATTATTATTAATATTTTATCTATTTTTTTTTCATCATTTTATTCAAAAATAATAATAGTAATTATTATTTACTTATCTGTAGAAGGATTTTACTTTTGGAAAAAAGAAGCTATGAAGCTTAAGTCAAAAAATTTAAATTAA
- a CDS encoding 4'-phosphopantetheinyl transferase family protein: MKNTKFDEIHTKIIVIKWNKYLNTTNFKQLLLLNDKERKIFLSLSDKRKIEFIGTRFILRYMRIKINSLYNNNFFIYKGKKKYFSLSHSYERIAIAISSYHVGIDIEKYREKITKIKKKFVRKDENFFLKKKSEKDYLHIIWGIKESLYKLNGGTYYNFLNHYKVSPFCIKKDHSIQCWIIKKYCSKKFTAFYKKLENYYLVYSIDI; encoded by the coding sequence ATGAAAAATACTAAATTTGATGAAATTCATACAAAGATTATAGTAATAAAATGGAATAAATATTTAAATACCACAAATTTTAAACAATTATTATTATTAAATGATAAAGAAAGAAAAATTTTTCTTTCTTTATCAGATAAAAGAAAAATAGAATTTATAGGAACTCGTTTTATTTTAAGGTATATGAGAATAAAAATAAATTCATTATATAATAATAATTTTTTTATATACAAAGGAAAAAAAAAATATTTTTCTTTAAGTCATTCTTATGAAAGAATTGCTATAGCAATTAGTTCTTATCATGTTGGAATAGATATAGAAAAATATAGAGAAAAAATAACAAAAATAAAGAAAAAATTTGTTAGAAAAGATGAAAATTTTTTTTTAAAAAAAAAATCTGAAAAAGATTATTTACATATTATATGGGGAATAAAAGAAAGTTTATATAAATTAAATGGGGGTACTTATTACAATTTTTTAAATCATTATAAAGTTTCTCCTTTTTGCATAAAAAAAGATCATTCTATTCAATGTTGGATCATAAAAAAATATTGTAGCAAAAAATTTACTGCATTTTATAAAAAATTAGAAAATTATTATTTAGTCTACAGCATAGATATATAA
- a CDS encoding Mrp/NBP35 family ATP-binding protein produces the protein MKKKIEETLKNIFINNKNIIELNFLKKIDVLNNKIIIYLDLPNPTMHLKNKIEKEILLSLDHVIQKKIYIKINVKLNNIKKNSSKIKNIIAIASGKGGVGKSTISSIMAVSLIKMGFNVGLLDADIYGPSIPLIFNIDIHNQSILYKNGFLNPIFIKGLKILSMGFFSKYGQAIVWRGPLVTKVLMQFIYKTNWGDLDFLIIDLPPGTGDIHLSIAQQDFFLKGVVIISTPHQLSFSDVSRTIKMYKIRSINIPILGIIENMSFFFIKKNKYYLYGKNHVREFSKKMNLSFLGEIPFLQEIQNVIDIGIFNVLNNNIIYNNFEKIIKCIINQL, from the coding sequence ATGAAAAAAAAAATTGAGGAAACATTAAAAAATATATTTATTAATAATAAAAATATAATTGAATTAAATTTTTTAAAAAAAATAGATGTATTAAATAACAAAATTATTATTTATTTAGATTTACCAAATCCTACTATGCATTTGAAAAATAAAATAGAAAAAGAAATTTTATTATCATTAGATCATGTCATACAAAAGAAAATATATATAAAAATTAATGTAAAATTAAATAATATAAAAAAAAATTCTTCGAAAATAAAAAATATAATTGCTATAGCATCCGGTAAAGGAGGCGTTGGTAAATCTACAATCTCATCTATAATGGCAGTTAGTTTAATAAAAATGGGATTTAATGTAGGACTATTAGATGCCGATATTTATGGGCCTTCAATACCATTAATATTTAATATTGATATACATAATCAATCCATTTTGTATAAAAATGGATTTTTGAACCCTATTTTTATTAAAGGACTAAAAATTTTATCTATGGGATTTTTTTCAAAATATGGACAAGCAATTGTATGGAGAGGTCCCTTGGTTACAAAAGTTTTAATGCAATTTATTTATAAAACTAATTGGGGGGATCTTGATTTTTTAATTATAGATCTTCCACCAGGAACTGGTGATATTCATTTATCTATTGCACAACAAGATTTTTTTTTAAAAGGAGTAGTTATAATAAGTACACCTCATCAATTATCTTTTTCAGATGTATCAAGAACTATAAAAATGTATAAAATAAGATCAATAAATATTCCAATATTAGGAATTATTGAAAATATGTCATTTTTCTTTATAAAAAAAAATAAATATTATTTATATGGAAAAAATCATGTAAGAGAATTTTCAAAAAAAATGAATTTATCTTTTTTAGGAGAAATTCCTTTTTTACAGGAAATACAAAATGTTATTGACATTGGTATTTTTAATGTATTAAACAATAATATTATATATAATAATTTTGAAAAAATTATAAAATGTATTATAAACCAATTATAG